The Dermacentor albipictus isolate Rhodes 1998 colony chromosome 2, USDA_Dalb.pri_finalv2, whole genome shotgun sequence genome has a segment encoding these proteins:
- the LOC135904659 gene encoding mucin-22-like produces the protein MKKLVSTSRQRKKQATTTNLVHVKQVESRNTGGGVFRRTVQNQTRSCESTVQSSDSVQEEEETTAASNLSSELIKSPESTDTGMPPRSSREPSDSSLTLSLPKEIRTSWLENERSSKSEMDAAASAALARLSPPPSVLQLQRTHTSEARSTAKSIFSTNKSVVMETQRNSISMLPGGHAPPSCRPPDYPPEVSTETSEYSDVHQYQSVDGSFNSHSDKEFRSLSSKAGAPQGSDMSLVGMPATGAGARAGSESSVGTKPFVVSSRVDVDSAASRGTVAGLPRTGEEDAFRNGWFSRVQQGFVMPSASASLDTTASRGGAIDLPSATSLESHKYWSADALPAVSSCTSAATGLESDFESGAIARDDYQRRLSGVPSADTGPLHGHDGRPVLRSSSFKSAVSSAASERDAASSLQNIPGKMADLFKAFATPAIEGYEATTTSSATLPMPKELTCTSTRTIERKPEQFRSSRDISTTTRKEAHPEHPVGLSTSAVLGSTGVTASASALRGGLPARRFSLQERSDAASNDKPALSGTPSAIASHEQQRTATGSAETCVTAPKPSIQRPPKEQAASQPQVGTKPHRLPSARHLKKGTESRTTTLSLKSKSQTEALPGIAASAESAIAAASFVEQPPKSFIGALVPSDISSKDQQLRELTATSRGPGGAFPLTAEHGKRTKTGSPATASGLASPKMGKGEHRKVPSAGKVSEGAVSPKGEQRKKHSPHSPTTSGVAPPKVSAEGRAEHPPARRTASGTSSPNVPAGIQQQMSPGVLDWRGTATSVQPSLAPIDERLERSTTSFSISEVAAPKPPAHALPSAVDRHGSATWAITATTGAKVEVAAVAAITEETPSAEVQAHYLSDNATVPGVGQTSTFPDGIRIEAAKIEGSADRSTDHLASTKEQLTSLAADTNLAAELPTTLIRQPTEEPPDGELTELEPGVVAEHQITRTVMRSFTVIPLTEKGPDKEKETGVSLTVSSDALITQKAGGIGAESSEIDVAVLSEDHREKPPQTTGEPKGAGFVGAVRQLVEQPYEVTAQEDSFLVVGSELTQPKRPKELQKTEKTGLREISRSLEQVKESPPLVQLERLKKEGSELDHEGLQKIEVLGKPQERLDPTQTTEPKVPSGEFVEALFVAPVDASNEGSRTSIEQTIDSSRRGVTDDQSKRAEHLGPAPGKTVTALQEPFGEERVRLSASSPVSIEGREPGFLFEESLRRPTVSSSWAEASTQDEERRRSSSVGSPRAALTVSAAPSDDLHLAIDRGDKVQAEQRRRMSTPSTARPSTITNGTHPDETSLTAASDGREYSGSTSKESQKGPKYRSDPLSTDSSTAASCMRPKLDYHGDVSRKSQEVMGEAGVTHEDHTSALPAGVFVDKQDQRVAGPAPEDTASERAVTVSDSRGFQPSLVEGLFQQLRQSMTGSRKSAEVAAGKKDEERSAFVETVVTKPRAELDIEGTASGTPDDIGEDAEKTRDLYPFFAPEEDLGMAVSAMNLTSEPIDFEASFGGRSTLRDDRSSTTFLPVSSGEVRQGHGLGQRGGAAARESLREGSAEYDREDGACVALSDSDIGRPPIVEIVFTGSPPQVRGIPCTALVEIPSEQRISVAPTRELLEQNFWETEGGLSACGTYISLEDTEPPFRSSVMQAAARLFRVASPLPGTFPAQEEIPPNAPVLTRADPPPAPPQSVAEQWKEPQEKASKEREMPGRIVNTMRSTLDSVAPVVALSFALFAFVTAAALLLSRDGDEVHHL, from the exons atgaagaagctggTGTCGACGTCAAGGCAACGCAAGAAGCAGGCCACCACCACCAACCTGGTGCACGTCAAGCAGGTGGAGAGCCGAAACACCGGTGGCGGCGTGTTCCGGCGCACTGTGCAAAACCAAACGCGTTCGTGCGAGTCCACCGTGCAGTCCTCCGACAGCGTCCAGGAGGAGGAAGAGACCACGGCCGCGTCCAACCTGAGCAGCGAGCTGATCAAGAGTCCGGAGTCCACGGATACCGGCATGCCGCCCAGGAGCTCGCGCGAGCCGTCCGACAGCAGCCTGACGCTGAGCCTGCCCAAGGAGATCCGCACATCGTGGCTGGAGAACGAGCGGTCTTCCAAGTCGGAAATGGACGCCGCCGCTTCAGCCGCGCTCGCGAGATTGTCACCGCCTCCGAGTGTGCTCCAGCTGCAGAGGACGCACACGTCAGAGGCCCGGAGTACGGCCAAAAGCATATTCAGCACCAACAAGTCAGTCGTCATGGAGACACAGCGGAACAGCATTTCGATGCTTCCAGGGGGCCACGCGCCGCCGTCGTGCAGGCCACCCGACTACCCGCCCGAGGTATCCACGGAGACGTCCGAGTACTCGGACGTCCACCAGTATCAGTCCGTGGATGGGTCGTTCAACTCGCACTCGGACAAGGAGTTCCGAAGCCTGTCCTCCAAAGCGGGCGCGCCCCAGGGCTCGGACATGTCTCTCGTCGGCATGCCGGCCACTGGGGCAGGGGCACGCGCGGGCAGTGAATCTTCAGTCGGGACAAAGCCGTTCGTGGTGTCGAGCCGAGTCGATGTCGACTCGGCCGCATCCCGCGGCACAGTAGCAGGACTACCTCGCACTGGGGAGGAGGACGCCTTTCGAAACGGCTGGTTTTCTCGGGTGCAACAGGGGTTCGTGATGCCAAGTGCCAGCGCGTCGCTCGACACCACGGCTTCCCGTGGCGGCGCTATAGATTTACCGTCAGCGACGTCCCTGGAGTCGCACAAGTACTGGAGCGCTGACGCCCTTCCCGCCGTCAGTTCGTGCACCTCGGCAGCAACGGGACTTGAGAGCGATTTTGAGTCCGGCGCGATTGCGAGGGACGACTACCAACGTCGCCTATCGGGCGTGCCATCGGCTGATACCGGTCCACTTCATGGTCACGACGGCAGACCCGTACTGAGGTCATCGAGCTTCAAGAGCGCCGTTTCTTCGGCGGCTTCGGAGCGTGACGCGGCATCCTCTCTTCAAAACATCCCAGGAAAAATGGCCGACTTATTCAAGGCGTTCGCGACGCCCGCCATAGAAGGCTACGAGGCTACGACCACCAGCAGCGCCACGCTTCCCATGCCTAAGGAACTCACCTGCACAAGCACGAGAACAATCGAACGTAAACCCGAGCAATTTCGCTCTTCTAGAGACATATCGACAACGACACGGAAAGAGGCTCACCCAGAGCACCCAGTAGGCCTTTCGACCTCGGCTGTGCTAGGTTCTACTGGAGTGACAGCTTCGGCGTCAGCTCTCCGTGGTGGTCTTCCCGCACGTAGGTTCTCCCTTCAGGAAAGATCGGACGCCGCTTCCAATGATAAACCAGCCCTCAGCGGCACGCCAAGTGCGATTGCTTCGCACGAACAACAACGGACAGCTACAGGCTCAGCGGAAACGTGTGTTACCGCGCCAAAGCCTTCTATACAAAGGCCTCCGAAAGAACAAGCCGCCAGCCAACCCCAGGTCGGCACGAAACCTCACAGGCTGCCCAGCGCAAGACATCTCAAGAAAGGGACTGAGAGCAGAACAACGACTCTATCTCTCAAGTCAAAAAGCCAGACCGAAGCTCTTCCTGGTATAGCAGCCAGTGCCGAATCGGCGATAGCGGCAGCTTCTTTTGTCGAACAGCCCCCCAAGTCCTTTATCGGAGCGCTAGTGCCTAGTGATATATCCTCGAAAGATCAACAGCTCCGTGAGTTGACAGCGACAAGCCGCGGCCCAGGTGGAGCATTTCCGCTTACAGCAGAACACGGTAAACGCACAAAGACTGGTAGTCCGGCTACTGCTTCTGGGCTGGCCTCGCCTAAGATGGGGAAGGGCGAGCATCGCAAGGTTCCCTCAGCAGGGAAAGTGTCAGAAGGGGCGGTCTCTCCAAAAGGCGAGCAACGTAAGAAGCATTCTCCACACAGTCCGACAACGTCTGGTGTTGCGCCGCCTAAGGTATCAGCTGAGGGACGCGCCGAGCATCCACCAGCACGCCGAACGGCAAGCGGGACTTCGTCACCCAATGTACCGGCTGGCATACAGCAACAGATGTCCCCCGGTGTGCTGGATTGGAGAGGAACGGCAACGTCTGTTCAGCCGTCACTCGCACCAATCGACGAAAGACTTGAGCGTTCCACAACGAGTTTCAGCATATCCGAAGTCGCGGCGCCAAAGCCGCCAGCGCATGCGCTTCCTTCTGCTGTAGATCGCCATGGCAGTGCCACGTGGGCTATCACGGCGACTACAGGAGCAAAGGTTGAAGTCGCTGCAGTGGCAGCTATTACAGAGGAGACGCCCTCCGCAGAAGTCCAAGCCCACTATCTTTCCGACAATGCCACCGTTCCTGGTGTCGGTCAAACATCCACTTTTCCCGACGGCATCCGTATCGAAGCAGCAAAAATTGAGGGTAGCGCAGACAGAAGCACAGATCATCTGGCGTCCACCAAGGAACAATTAACTAGTTTGGCTGCCGACACAAACTTGGCAGCCGAGCTGCCTACAACTTTGATTCGACAGCCCACTGAAGAGCCTCCTGATGGAGAATTGACAGAACTCGAGCCCGGTGTTGTTGCTGAGCATCAAATCACACGGACCGTGATGCGTTCGTTTACGGTGATCCCTCTTACAGAAAAAGGTCCAGACAAAGAAAAGGAGACAGGCGTTTCACTTACTGTCTCTTCTGACGCGCTTATTACTCAGAAGGCTGGAGGAATAGGTGCCGAATCCAGCGAGATTGATGTCGCAGTGCTTTCCGAAGACCATCGTGAAAAACCACCACAAACCACTGGAGAACCAAAGGGTGCAGGATTTGTGGGTGCAGTCAGGCAACTTGTAGAGCAACCTTACGAGGTTACTGCCCAAGAAGATAGTTTCCTAGTGGTCGGTTCAGAACTAACGCAACCAAAACGACCTAAAGAGCTACAGAAGACAGAAAAAACGGGGTTGAGAGAAATTTCGCGAAGTCTAGAGCAGGTGAAAGAGTCGCCACCGTTAGTACAGCTTGAGCGACTAAAGAAGGAAGGCAGCGAACTAGACCATGAAGGTCTGCAAAAGATTGAAGTGCTGGGTAAGCCGCAGGAACGGTTAGATCCCACACAAACCACGGAGCCTAAGGTACCTTCGGGAGAATTTGTAGAGGCACTTTTTGTGGCTCCCGTTGACGCTTCTAACGAGGGATCTAGAACTAGTATTGAGCAGACTATTGACTCATCACGCAGAGGTGTGACCGATGATCAATCTAAGAGAGCAGAACATTTGGGTCCTGCTCCCGGCAAAACAGTTACCGCCTTGCAGGAGCCTTTCGGGGAGGAGCGCGTAAGACTGTCAGCTAGCAGTCCCGTCTCAATAGAGGGCAGGGAACCTGGATTTTTATTCGAAGAATCTTTACGACGACCGACTGTAAGCTCATCTTGGGCGGAGGCTAGCACACAAGATGAGGAGCGTCGAAGAAGCTCCAGCGTCGGTTCTCCAAGGGCTGCGCTCACGGTATCCGCTGCGCCTAGCGACGATCTTCATCTTGCCATCGACCGTGGAGACAAGGTACAGGCCGAACAGCGTCGAAGAATGTCAACACCCAGCACTGCGCGTCCAAGTACTATAACAAACGGCACCCACCCGGACGAAACTTCTTTAACTGCCGCCAGCGATGGCCGCGAGTACTCCGGATCGACGTCTAAAGAGTCGCAAAAGGGTCCAAAATACCGGTCTGACCCTTTGTCTACTGACAGCTCCACTGCAGCAAGTTGCATGAGACCTAAGCTTGACTACCACGGCGACGTGTCGAGGAAGAGCCAAGAGGTGATGGGGGAAGCAGGGGTCACGCATGAAGACCACACAAGCGCTTTACCAGCGGGCGTTTTTGTCGACAAGCAAGACCAGCGAGTTGCCGGGCCTGCGCCAGAAGATACCGCTAGCGAACGCGCAGTTACGGTGTCCGATTCGCGTGGCTTTCAGCCGTCCTTGGTAGAGGGCCTCTTCCAACAGCTAAGGCAGAGCATGACCGGAAGCCGAAAGTCCGCCGAGGTAGCTGCCGGCAAAAAGGACGAGGAGCGCTCGGCGTTCGTCGAGACCGTCGTAACGAAACCGCGCGCAGAACTTGACATCGAAGGTACCGCGTCGGGAACCCCCGACGACATCGGCGAGGACGCGGAGAAGACCAGAGACCTGTACCCGTTCTTCGCCCCCGAAGAAGACCTGGGAATGGCGGTGTCCGCCATGAACTTGACGTCCGAACCTATCGACTTCGAGGCGTCGTTCGGCGGCAGGTCGACGCTTCGCGATGACCGAAGCTCGACCACATTCCTGCCCGTGTCCTCAGGAGAAGTGCGCCAGGGGCACGGCTTGGGTCAGCGTGGCGGAGCGGCGGCCCGCGAGTCGCTACGAGAAGGGTCAGCAGAATACGACCGGGAAGACGGGGCGTGCGTGGCACTGTCAGACAGCGACATCGGCCGGCCTCCCATTGTAGAGATCGTTTTCACCGGGTCGCCGCCGCAAGTCCGAGGTATTCCCTGCACGGCTCTCGTGGAGATTCCGTCCGAACAGCGAATCTCTGTGGCACCGACGCGCGAGCTTCTCGAGCAGAACTTTTGGGAGACGGAGGGTGGTCTCAGCGCATGCGGTACGTACATCTCCCTGGAGGACACCGAGCCGCCCTTCAGGAGTTCTGTAATGCAGGCAGCTGCTCGCCTCTTCCGCGTGGCATCAC CGCTGCCCGGCACGTTTCCGGCGCAAGAGGAGattccgccgaacgcgcccgtgCTGACGCGCGCCGACCCACCGCCGGCGCCGCCCCAGTCGGTCGCCGAACAGTGGAAGGAGCCCCAGGAAAAGGcctcgaaagagagagagatgcccGGGCGCATAGTGAA